From one Rhodothermales bacterium genomic stretch:
- a CDS encoding FAD-dependent oxidoreductase, whose product MAAGSPDQPFRVAIVGAGPSGFYAAAHLLKNPSVEVDLFDRLPTPYGLVRGGVAPDHQKIKTVVRQYDKTAQDPRFRFFGNVELGRHLSVEDLHQFYHLICYTTGAQTDRTLGIPGEALAGSHSATEFVAWYNGHPDFRDLSFDLSQERVAVVGVGNVAVDVARILCRTPEELARTDMADYALEALRHSKVREVVMLGRRGPAQAAFTNPEIKELGEMEDADAITLPAEVALDPLSQAMLERNPDRAIDRKIEILQEMAVERPLTRAKKLIIRFLVSPTEIVGDEHGTVRALRLEKNSLSDDGRGGVRPVGTGVIEEMPVGLIFRSVGYLGVPLPGIPFNARAGLINNTNSRVVDPTSGQPVTGEYVAGWIKRGPSGVIGTNKACAVDTVDRMMEDAARGEHLHPAHSTAAEAEAFVRSRQSEVFTYADWLKLDALETAAGEALGRPRVKFTRIDDMVAAVLR is encoded by the coding sequence ATGGCAGCAGGATCACCCGACCAACCCTTTCGCGTAGCCATCGTTGGCGCCGGCCCCTCCGGTTTTTACGCCGCGGCCCACCTCCTCAAGAATCCCTCCGTTGAAGTGGACCTTTTCGATCGCCTCCCCACCCCTTATGGACTCGTGCGCGGGGGTGTCGCTCCGGACCACCAGAAGATTAAAACGGTCGTGCGCCAGTACGACAAAACGGCCCAAGACCCCCGCTTCCGATTCTTTGGCAACGTAGAGCTCGGCCGACACCTGTCCGTCGAGGACCTCCACCAGTTCTACCACCTGATCTGCTACACGACGGGCGCCCAGACCGATCGCACCCTGGGTATTCCGGGAGAAGCCCTCGCCGGCAGCCACTCGGCGACCGAGTTCGTCGCCTGGTATAATGGCCATCCCGACTTCCGGGACCTGTCGTTCGACCTCTCCCAGGAGCGCGTCGCCGTCGTCGGCGTCGGCAACGTGGCCGTCGATGTCGCCCGTATCCTCTGCCGCACCCCGGAGGAACTCGCCCGGACGGACATGGCCGACTATGCCCTGGAAGCGCTTCGACACAGCAAGGTCCGCGAAGTGGTCATGCTCGGCCGGCGCGGACCCGCCCAGGCCGCGTTCACCAACCCGGAAATCAAGGAACTCGGCGAAATGGAAGACGCCGACGCAATCACCCTCCCGGCAGAAGTCGCCCTCGACCCACTCAGCCAGGCCATGCTGGAACGAAATCCGGACCGGGCCATCGACCGGAAGATCGAAATCCTCCAGGAAATGGCCGTCGAGCGCCCCCTCACCCGAGCCAAAAAACTCATCATCCGCTTTCTGGTATCCCCCACCGAAATCGTAGGCGATGAACACGGAACCGTACGCGCCCTCCGGTTGGAGAAAAACTCGCTGTCAGACGACGGCCGCGGAGGTGTCCGCCCGGTGGGCACCGGCGTCATTGAAGAAATGCCCGTCGGGCTCATCTTCCGCTCCGTCGGTTACCTTGGCGTCCCCCTACCGGGGATCCCGTTCAACGCACGCGCCGGCCTCATCAACAATACCAACAGTCGCGTCGTCGATCCAACTTCCGGCCAGCCCGTGACGGGCGAATACGTGGCTGGATGGATAAAACGCGGCCCCAGCGGCGTCATCGGCACCAACAAAGCCTGCGCCGTCGATACCGTGGATCGGATGATGGAGGATGCCGCGCGCGGCGAACATCTTCATCCCGCCCACTCCACAGCCGCGGAGGCTGAGGCCTTTGTCCGAAGCCGGCAGTCGGAGGTTTTCACGTACGCCGACTGGCTCAAGCTCGACGCTCTGGAGACGGCGGCCGGCGAAGCACTGGGCCGGCCGCGTGTAAAGTTCACCCGCATCGACGACATGGTTGCCGCCGTCCTTCGTTAA